Proteins encoded together in one Lathyrus oleraceus cultivar Zhongwan6 chromosome 5, CAAS_Psat_ZW6_1.0, whole genome shotgun sequence window:
- the LOC127080808 gene encoding uncharacterized protein LOC127080808: MDFNCTSYIGEAARRKKDAEDLAARAAILSILDNSDSGIMLVQMIKAKAMLFNSVQLKTLLPTCDNAIVSPIEKTALSCELVQGLKDENKGIADPAGNDNINKGIADPAGNDNINKGIADPAGNDNIFLWG; this comes from the exons ATGGATTTCAATTGTACAAGTTACATTGGAGAAGCAGCTAGAAGAAAAAAGGATGCGGAGGATTTAGCAGCTCGTGCCGCTATTCTTTCAATCCTAG ATAACTCCGACTCGGGGATCATGCTGGTTCAGATGATCAAGGCAAAAGCTATGCTTTTTAATTCTGTTCAATTGAAGACATTGCTGCCCACTTGTGATAATGCAATTGTCTCGCCCATAGAAAAGACTGCACTTTCCTGTGAGCTTGTCCAGGGACTGAAGGATGAAAACAAGGGCATTGCTGATCCTGCGGGTAATGATAATATTAACAAGGGCATTGCTGATCCTGCGGGTAATGATAATATTAACAAGGGCATTGCTGATCCTGCGGGTAATGATAATATTTTTTTGTGGGGGTGA
- the LOC127080807 gene encoding U-box domain-containing protein 62, with translation MSSDDINLGPDQRIENGLTSPLVFQDDALRFNCDGAPQRQVGDPVLKPREVGGFIDDKMFTVNRDRFFTSQGAEFRRNVFADRSDHRDAPDVLNWSAGTPSSDDSDGEDDEDDDGDEGDDGGEGVIVVDRLVSIGDGSNRSSNAIIDVNNNNGGGVVIGKSQHHSPYVSGREMLGKDGEIVQLVHNHGSGTVGEAHQRERLGKTQNSATVAETDCEEYYSHYLQGAEGSPSVQKVMVDDNGCGFSGRRDAVYSSESGESLRAILSDPVTGTLMDDAMILPCGHSFGGGGVQHVIRMKACCTCSQPTLEESISPNLSLQAAVQAYRREEESQFYRSSKRRRERFDQGGLGECAVFEPSRSRGVQFPFAVTDRVIIKGNKRTPQRFVGREAIVTTQCLNGWYVVKTLDNAESVKLQYRSLAKVSDDPSKLVSSNKGPNWLQISRTPS, from the exons ATGTCCTCCGATGACATCAATCTCGGTCCTGATCAGAGAATTGAAAACGGCCTCACTTCCCCCCTCGTCTTCCAAGACGATGCTTTACGCTTCAACTGCGATGGTGCACCACAGCGGCAGGTCGGCGATCCGGTTCTTAAACCCCGGGAAGTCGGCGGTTTCATCGACGACAAGATGTTCACTGTAAATCGCGATCGCTTTTTCACCTCCCAGGGTGCCGAGTTCCGCCGTAACGTTTTTGCTGATCGCTCCGACCACAGGGATGCTCCAGATGTACTGAACTGGAGCGCGGGAACTCCCAGTAGCGATGATTCGGACGGAGAAGACGATGAAGATGACGATGGAGATGAAGGTGACGATGGTGGCGAAGGGGTCATTGTAGTAGACAGACTCGTCAGTATTGGTGACGGGAGCAACCGGAGTTCAAATGCAATCATTGACGTTAACAATAACAACGGTGGTGGTGTTGTAATTGGAAAATCTCAGCATCATTCCCCTTATG TTTCTGGTAGAGAGATGTTGGGAAAGGACGGAGAGATTGTACAGTTGGTGCATAACCATGGGAGTGGTACTGTTGGTGAAGCTCATCAGCGAGAAAGATTAGGTAAAACTCAGAACTCTGCAACTGTTGCTGAAACCGATTGTGAGGAGTATTATTCCCATTACCTTCAAGGTGCAGAAGGGTCACCTTCTGTACAGAAAGTTATGGTGGATGACAATGGTTGTGGGTTTAGTGGAAGAAGGGATGCTGTGTATTCAAGCGAGTCAGGGGAGTCATTGAGGGCAATTCTTTCAGATCCTGTTAC TGGGACTCTTATGGATGATGCAATGATATTACCTTGTGGACATTCTTTTGGCGGAGGTGGAGTACAGCATGTTATTAGAATG AAAGCTTGTTGTACTTGCTCTCAACCCACACTGGAGGAATCAATATCTCCGAATCTTT CACTCCAAGCTGCCGTGCAGGCGTACCGTCGGGAAGAGGAATCACAATTTTACCGGTCATCtaaaagaagaagagaaagatTTGATCAG GGTGGTTTAGGAGAGTGTGCTGTTTTTGAACCATCAAGGAGCAGAGGTGTTCAATTTCCATTTGCTGTGACGGACAGGGTTATCATAAAG GGGAACAAAAGGACACCACAACGCTTTGTTGGAAGGGAAGCTATTGTAACAACACAATGCCTGAATGGATG GTATGTGGTGAAGACATTGGACAATGCAGAGAGTGTAAAATTGCAGTATCGCTCCCTTGCGAAGGTTTCTGATGATCCTTCAAAACTTGTCTCCAGCAACAAGGGGCCTAATTGGCTTCAGATCAGCCGCACACCATCATAA